A stretch of the Gymnogyps californianus isolate 813 chromosome 15, ASM1813914v2, whole genome shotgun sequence genome encodes the following:
- the ECI1 gene encoding enoyl-CoA delta isomerase 1, mitochondrial codes for MAAVPALVRRIARSGVLPLCRQPPVWGRAAWQPPGPLRSPGLPLALCRAFSNNKILVELDESSGVATMKFKSPPVNSLSLDFLTEFCISLEKLENDRACRGVIFASAVPKIFSSGLDITEMCGKSTEHYAEFWRAVQEMWLRLYGSSMVTVAAVNGSSPAGGCLVALSCDYRIMVENPKFSIGLNEAQLGIVAPFWFKDTFVNTVGHRVAERSLQLGSLHSAPEAHRIGLVDELVPEEKLQEKAAAVMAQWLALPDHARQLTKSMMRKAVLDRLVAHREEDIQNFISFISKESIQKSLRMYMEMLKKKKS; via the exons ATGGCGGCGGTGCCGGCCCTCGTCCGCCGGATCGCGCGGTCAG GTGTGTTGCCCCTCTGTCGCCAGCCACCGGTGTGGGGCAGAGCCGCCTggcagccccccggccccctgcgGTCCCCCGGCCTCCCGCTCGCCCTGTGTCGTGCCTTCAGCAACAACAAGATCCTGGTGGAGCTGGACGAGAGCTCAG GCGTCGCCACGATGAAGTTCAAGAGCCCCCCGGTCAACAGCCTCAGCCTGGACTTCCTCACCGAGTTTTGCATAAGcctggagaagctggagaaTGACCGGGCCTGCCGGGGCGTCATCTTTGCATCC GCCGTCCCCAAAATCTTCTCATCTGGCCTGGACATCACCGAGATGTGCGGGAAGAGCACGGAGCACTACGCAGAGTTCTGGAGAGCCGTGCAGGAGATGTGGCTCCGGCTGTATGGCTCCAGCATGGTGACAGTCGCTGCAGTCAAT GGGTCCAGCCCGGCGGGAGGCTGTCTCGTTGCCTTGTCGTGTGACTACAGGATCATGGTGGAGAACCCCAAATTCAGCATCGGCCTGAACGAAGCCCAGCTGGGCATTGTGGCTCCCTTCTG GTTTAAGGACACATTTGTGAACACTGTGGGACACCGAGTTGCTGAACGCTCCCTCCAGCTGGGCTCCCTCCACTCCGCGCCCGAGGCCCACAGGATTGGCCTTGTGGACGAGCTGGTGCCGGAGGAGAAGCTCCAGGAGAAGGCTGCGGCTGTTATGGCGCAGTGGCTGGCCCTTCCCG ACCATGCCCGTCAGCTCACCAAGTCCATGATGAGGAAGGCGGTGTTGGACCGCCTGGTAGCTCACCGGGAGGAAGACATTCAGAACTTCATCAGCTTCATCTCAAAAGAGTCCATCCAAAAGTCACTTCGCATGTACATGGAGAtgctgaagaagaagaagagctaa
- the LOC127022611 gene encoding deoxyribonuclease-1-like 2, translated as MGTMVLALSLLAVALLCPATATLRVGAFNIQAFGDTKMSNEGVAGIIVSILCRYDVVLVQEVRDSDLSAVTQLMEQLNSVSTYLYDYEISGPLGRDNYKEMYLFIYRTDIVSVVDTYQYEDPQDVFSREPFVLRVSAPHTKAEEFVLVPLHSAPHDAVAEIDALYDVYLAIVSKWGTDNIMFLGDFNADCAYVQPSDWSAIRLRTSDIFKWLLPDGTDTTVGKSDCTYDRIVVCGARLKRSIVPNSAAIYNFQRAFHLEQEEALAVSDHYPVEVKLTA; from the exons ATGGGGACCATGGTGCTGGCACTGTCCCTGCTGGCTGTGGCTCTCCTGTGCCCGGCCACTGCCACGCTGCGTGTCGGTGCCTTCAACATCCAGGCGTTCGGTGACACCAAGATGTCCAACGAGGGAGTGGCGGGCATCATCGTCAGT ATCCTGTGCCGCTATGACGTGGTGCTGGTGCAGGAGGTGCGCGACTCCGACCTCAGCGCCGTCACCCAGCTCATGGAGCAGCTCAACAG CGTGTCCACGTACCTGTACGACTACGAGATCAGCGGCCCCCTGGGTCGGGACAACTACAAGGAGATGTACCTCTTCATCTACAG GACAGACATCGTGTCTGTGGTGGACACCTACCAATATGAGGACCCCCAGGATGTCTTCAGCCGGGAGCCATTCGTCCTGAGGGTCTCAGCGCCCCACACCA aggcagaggagttTGTGCTGGTGCCGCTGCACTCGGCCCCGCACGATGCCGTCGCCGAGATCGACGCGCTCTACGACGTCTACCTGGCCATTGTCAGCAAGTGGGGGACCGAC AACATCATGTTCCTGGGGGACTTCAACGCCGACTGCGCCTATGTCCAGCCGAGCGACTGGTCGGCCATCCGCCTGCGCACCAGCGACATCTTCAAATGGCTGCTCCCCGACGGCACTGACACCACCGTGGGGAAGTCGGACTGTACCTACGACAG GATCGTGGTGTGCGGTGCCAGGCTGAAGAGAAGCATCGTGCCAAATTCAGCTGCCATCTACAATTTCCAGCGTGCTTTCcacctggagcaggaggag GCCCTGGCAGTCAGCGACCACTACCCAGTCGAGGTGAAGCTGACGGCTTGa
- the LOC127022609 gene encoding deoxyribonuclease-1-like — MVASKLVLSLLVAALLLHVATTLKISAFNIKVFGDSKMSNQTIADIIVSILSGYDITVVQEVRDTDLSAVKKLMDQLNSVSPHPYSFLDSIPLGQTSYKEQYLFIFRSDMVSVLGSYYYDDGCESCGTDTFSREPFIVKFSSPTTQVEEFVVVPLHANPSSAADEVDALYDVYTDVVNKWATNNILLLGDFNADCSYVTSAQWPSIRLRSLDACEWLIPDSADTTVTTTTDCAYDRIVACGTALRQDIEPGSATINNFQKTFHLQNKDALAISDHFPVEVILKAR, encoded by the exons ATGGTGGCCTCAAAGCTGGTGCTGTCGCTGCTGGTTGCAGCTCTCCTGCTTCACGTGGCCACCACGCTGAAGATCAGCGCCTTCAACATCAAGGTGTTTGGGGACAGCAAGATGTCCAACCAGACTATCGCAGATATCATCGTCTCT ATTCTGTCGGGGTACGACATCACCGTGGTGCAGGAGGTCCGGGACACCGACCTGAGCGCTGTGAAGAAGCTCATGGACCAGCTCAACAG TGTGTCCCCACACCCATACAGCTTTTTGGACAGCATCCCCCTGGGTCAGACCAGCTACAAGGAGCAGTACCTCTTCATCTTCAG GTCGGACATGGTCTCCGTGCTGGGAAGCTACTACTATGATGACGGCTGCGAGTCCTGCGGGACCGATACCTTCAGCAGGGAGCCCTTCATCGTGAAGTTCTCCTCGCCCACCACAC AGGTGGAAGAGTTCGTGGTGGTGCCCCTGCATGCCAACCCCAGCAGTGCGGCGGACGAGGTCGATGCGCTCTACGACGTCTACACCGATGTTGTCAACAAGTGGGCGACTAAC AACATCCTCCTCCTGGGCGACTTCAACGCCGACTGCTCCTACGTGACCAGCGCCCAGTGGCCGTCCATCCGCCTGCGCTCCCTCGACGCCTGCGAGTGGCTCATCCCCGACAGCGCCGACACCACCGTCACCACCACCACCGACTGCGCCTATGACCG CATCGTCGCCTGCGGCACCGCGCTGCGCCAAGACATCGAGCCCGGCTCCGCCACCATCAACAACTTCCAGAAGACTTTCCACCTCCAGAACAAGGAT GCTTTGGCCATCAGCGACCATTTCCCGGTGGAGGTGATCCTGAAAGCCCGCTGA
- the INTS15 gene encoding integrator complex subunit 15 isoform X2, whose product MSDIRHSLLRRDALSAAKEVLYHLDIYFSSQLQSAPLPLVDKGPAELLEEFLFQVPKERGAPPKEQTKDSVRQIIFSSLFSPQGNKADDSRMALLGKLVSMAVAVCRVPVLECAAFWLQRTPAVYCVRLARALVDDYCNLVPGSIQTLKQIFSASPRFCCQFITSVTALYDLSSDDLIPPSDLLELIVSWIFEDPSVLQVLMMLQGHLTEKNLYGRLGLVPFDHVVPLVEEINRLSDELNPLNASKEIELALDRLAQALQVAMASGALLCTRDDLRTVCSRLPHNNLLQLVISGPVQQPTHGALPPGFYPHIHTPPLGYPAHAAHPALPAHPALPAHPVQTFIPGMTFPYRPIR is encoded by the exons ATGAGCGACATTCGGCACTCGCTGCTGCGGCGGGACGCGCTGAGCGCCGCCAAGGAGGTGCTGTACCACCTGGACATCTACTtcagcagccagctgcagagCGCCCCGCTGCCCCTCGTCGACAAGGGCCCCGCCGAGCTCCTGGAGGAGTTCCTCTTCCAGGTCCCCAAGGAGCGCGGCGCTCCGCCCAAG G AGCAAACCAAGGATTCAGTCCGGCAGAtcattttctcatctctcttcAGCCCTcaaggaaacaaagcagatgaCAGCAGGATGGCTTTACTAGGAAAACTGGTTTCCATGGCGGTGGCTGTGTGCAGGGTTCCTGTTCTGGAGTGTGCTGCCTTCTGGCTGCAG CGAACCCCTGCTGTGTATTGCGTGAGGCTAGCCCGAGCCTTGGTCGATGACTACTGCAACTTGGTGCCAGGGTCCATCCAGACGCTGAAGCAGATATTCAGTGCCAGTCCTCGCTTCTGCTGCCAGTTCATTACATCTGTCACAGCTCTCTACGACCTCTCTTCAG atGACCTCATCCCTCCTTCGGATCTGCTTGAGTTGATTGTTTCCTGGATCTTTGAAGACCC AAGTGTCCTGCAGGTTCTTATGATGCTTCAGGGGCATTTAACGGAGAAGAACCTTTATGGGCGCCTGGGGCTAGTACCCTTTGACCACGTGGTTCCACTCGTTGAGGAAATTAACAGACTATCTGACGAACTCAATCCTCTCAATGCATCCAAAGAGATTGAACTGGCTCTAGACAGACTGGCTCAGGCTTTGCAAGTGGCCATGGCATCGGGAGCACTCCTGTGCACTAGAG ATGACTTGAGAACTGTGTGCTCCAGGCTACCGCATAACAA cctgctccagctggtGATTTCAGGTCCAGTACAGCAACCGACCCATGGCGCTCTGCCACCAGGATTTTATCCTCATATCCATACGCCTCCTCTGGGCTACCCCGCGCACGCCGCGCACCCTGCGCTCCCGGCTCACCCGGCGCTCCCGGCTCACCCCGTACAAACATTTATACCAGGAATGACATTCCCGTACCGACCCATTCGCTAA
- the INTS15 gene encoding integrator complex subunit 15 isoform X1 — protein MSDIRHSLLRRDALSAAKEVLYHLDIYFSSQLQSAPLPLVDKGPAELLEEFLFQVPKERGAPPKRLNSLQELQLLEIMCNYFQEQTKDSVRQIIFSSLFSPQGNKADDSRMALLGKLVSMAVAVCRVPVLECAAFWLQRTPAVYCVRLARALVDDYCNLVPGSIQTLKQIFSASPRFCCQFITSVTALYDLSSDDLIPPSDLLELIVSWIFEDPRLILITFLNTPIAANLPIGFLELTPLTGLIRWCVKAPLAYKRKKKASLSNGHPPSKIAKDSTSGEDRDCHQLYSKLHLSVLQVLMMLQGHLTEKNLYGRLGLVPFDHVVPLVEEINRLSDELNPLNASKEIELALDRLAQALQVAMASGALLCTRDDLRTVCSRLPHNNLLQLVISGPVQQPTHGALPPGFYPHIHTPPLGYPAHAAHPALPAHPALPAHPVQTFIPGMTFPYRPIR, from the exons ATGAGCGACATTCGGCACTCGCTGCTGCGGCGGGACGCGCTGAGCGCCGCCAAGGAGGTGCTGTACCACCTGGACATCTACTtcagcagccagctgcagagCGCCCCGCTGCCCCTCGTCGACAAGGGCCCCGCCGAGCTCCTGGAGGAGTTCCTCTTCCAGGTCCCCAAGGAGCGCGGCGCTCCGCCCAAG agattGAATTCACTTCAGGAACTTCAGCTCCTTGAGATTATGTGCAATTATTTCCAAGAGCAAACCAAGGATTCAGTCCGGCAGAtcattttctcatctctcttcAGCCCTcaaggaaacaaagcagatgaCAGCAGGATGGCTTTACTAGGAAAACTGGTTTCCATGGCGGTGGCTGTGTGCAGGGTTCCTGTTCTGGAGTGTGCTGCCTTCTGGCTGCAG CGAACCCCTGCTGTGTATTGCGTGAGGCTAGCCCGAGCCTTGGTCGATGACTACTGCAACTTGGTGCCAGGGTCCATCCAGACGCTGAAGCAGATATTCAGTGCCAGTCCTCGCTTCTGCTGCCAGTTCATTACATCTGTCACAGCTCTCTACGACCTCTCTTCAG atGACCTCATCCCTCCTTCGGATCTGCTTGAGTTGATTGTTTCCTGGATCTTTGAAGACCCCCGCTTGATCCTCATCACCTTTCTAAACACTCCAATTGCAGCCAACCTGCCAATAGGGTTTTTAGAGCTCACCCCGCTGACTGGACTGATCCGTTGGTGCGTGAAGGCCCCCTTGGCttataaaaggaagaagaaagcctCTCTCTCAAATGGACATCCCCCCAGCAAAATTGCCAAGGACTCGACTTCAGGAGAAGACAGAGATTGCCATCAGCTGTATTCAAAACTGCATCTAAGTGTCCTGCAGGTTCTTATGATGCTTCAGGGGCATTTAACGGAGAAGAACCTTTATGGGCGCCTGGGGCTAGTACCCTTTGACCACGTGGTTCCACTCGTTGAGGAAATTAACAGACTATCTGACGAACTCAATCCTCTCAATGCATCCAAAGAGATTGAACTGGCTCTAGACAGACTGGCTCAGGCTTTGCAAGTGGCCATGGCATCGGGAGCACTCCTGTGCACTAGAG ATGACTTGAGAACTGTGTGCTCCAGGCTACCGCATAACAA cctgctccagctggtGATTTCAGGTCCAGTACAGCAACCGACCCATGGCGCTCTGCCACCAGGATTTTATCCTCATATCCATACGCCTCCTCTGGGCTACCCCGCGCACGCCGCGCACCCTGCGCTCCCGGCTCACCCGGCGCTCCCGGCTCACCCCGTACAAACATTTATACCAGGAATGACATTCCCGTACCGACCCATTCGCTAA